In Stutzerimonas stutzeri, a genomic segment contains:
- a CDS encoding disulfide bond formation protein B: MNLASPRSLFLLAFIGCVLMMIAALYLEHVVGLAPCPLCIVQRICVIGFGLVCLIGALHGPHKTGRRVYSVLALLFAVAGGATAIRQIWLQNMPADQLPSCLPSLEYMMDALPFQEIARLVLHGTAECAEVSWTLLGMSIPEWTLLAFIAMVFFCLWQLLRRD; the protein is encoded by the coding sequence ATGAACCTGGCCAGCCCACGTTCGCTGTTTCTTCTGGCCTTCATCGGCTGCGTGCTGATGATGATCGCTGCACTGTATCTCGAGCATGTGGTCGGCCTCGCGCCATGCCCCCTATGCATCGTCCAGCGTATTTGCGTGATCGGCTTCGGCCTGGTCTGCCTGATCGGCGCGCTGCACGGGCCGCACAAAACCGGTCGTCGCGTATATTCGGTTCTGGCGCTGCTGTTCGCGGTGGCAGGCGGTGCAACCGCCATTCGCCAGATCTGGTTGCAGAACATGCCTGCCGACCAATTGCCGAGCTGCCTGCCCAGTCTCGAGTACATGATGGACGCGCTGCCGTTCCAAGAGATTGCCCGGCTGGTGCTCCACGGCACGGCCGAATGCGCCGAAGTCAGCTGGACATTGCTGGGCATGAGCATTCCTGAATGGACCTTGTTGGCCTTCATCGCAATGGTATTTTTCTGCCTCTGGCAGCTGCTGCGACGCGATTGA
- a CDS encoding Rsd/AlgQ family anti-sigma factor produces MLESCRNAQERWGGVHLLIDRWLQERHALINAFDGLHVGEAVASRSALQKFCEILLDYVSAGHFEIYEQLLNEAEAFGDERGLELARQIYPRIEAITEVAVAFNDRCDKGDCLNSPGLPDELKRLGPLLHERFELEDCLIEVLHTAHKQTAATA; encoded by the coding sequence ATGCTCGAGAGCTGTCGGAACGCCCAGGAACGCTGGGGAGGTGTGCACCTGCTGATCGACCGCTGGCTGCAAGAACGCCATGCATTGATCAACGCATTCGATGGATTGCATGTCGGTGAGGCTGTTGCCAGCCGTTCCGCCTTGCAGAAATTCTGCGAAATTCTGCTCGACTACGTGTCGGCCGGTCATTTCGAAATCTACGAGCAACTGCTCAACGAAGCCGAGGCGTTTGGTGATGAGCGCGGCCTCGAGCTTGCCCGCCAGATTTATCCTCGAATCGAAGCCATTACCGAAGTAGCGGTGGCCTTCAATGACCGCTGTGATAAAGGCGATTGTCTGAACAGCCCAGGCTTGCCCGACGAATTGAAGCGACTGGGACCGTTATTACACGAGCGCTTCGAGTTGGAGGATTGCCTGATCGAAGTCCTCCATACCGCGCACAAGCAAACCGCCGCTACTGCCTGA
- a CDS encoding AlgP family protein: MPAKKNPVSTPLHLLQQLSHSLVVHLQKACGEAQRDAEVLLAQLEKQRGKTQEKIVKARAKLDDAGNAGKSKAQTKARAKLAELDDVLAVLQARQSETLSYLAELKRDAEQSLKLAQGVTQVEKAAAQALASREKPATPRAASKAKAGSNTAKPAADVSAGSNIASGKAPVRAARSPARRARPDAAKASAAEKPAEAKTPATKAPSAARPASTAGKPAPAKPASTAAKPAAAKKPAARKPATSRRETADQSSPIAS, translated from the coding sequence ATGCCTGCAAAGAAAAATCCCGTAAGCACTCCATTGCACTTGCTGCAGCAGCTTTCGCACAGCTTGGTAGTGCATCTGCAGAAGGCATGCGGCGAGGCACAGAGGGACGCCGAAGTCCTGCTGGCCCAGCTCGAAAAACAGCGGGGCAAGACGCAGGAGAAGATCGTCAAGGCGCGCGCCAAGCTTGATGACGCCGGTAATGCGGGCAAATCGAAGGCGCAGACCAAGGCTCGCGCCAAACTGGCTGAGCTGGACGACGTCCTCGCCGTGCTGCAGGCGCGGCAGAGTGAAACACTGAGTTATCTGGCTGAACTAAAACGCGACGCGGAGCAAAGCCTGAAATTGGCCCAGGGTGTTACCCAAGTCGAAAAGGCCGCCGCTCAAGCCCTGGCGTCACGAGAAAAGCCTGCCACCCCGCGAGCTGCAAGCAAAGCCAAAGCAGGTTCCAATACAGCCAAACCTGCCGCCGATGTTTCAGCAGGTAGCAACATAGCTTCAGGCAAGGCGCCTGTACGTGCGGCGCGCTCGCCTGCCCGCCGCGCCAGACCGGATGCCGCGAAAGCCAGCGCCGCGGAGAAGCCAGCCGAGGCCAAGACGCCTGCGACTAAAGCGCCGAGTGCTGCGCGTCCGGCCAGCACGGCTGGCAAGCCTGCCCCCGCCAAACCAGCTTCGACAGCCGCCAAGCCCGCGGCAGCGAAGAAACCGGCAGCGCGCAAGCCGGCCACTTCCAGGCGCGAAACAGCCGATCAGTCCTCGCCGATTGCGAGCTGA
- a CDS encoding TIGR02444 family protein: MTRNDLWTFALACYAQPDVETACLGLQTAGADVCLLLAGAWLECRGIGCNEARLAQLKDISDDWRTQVVAPLRNLRQCWREAATADNDLAGLRAQVKKLELHAEKIQLKRLQDVAQHWPTARESTGWLERLCANLGGDTRRPVEILRCAAAAQLAIGED, from the coding sequence ATGACACGTAACGATCTATGGACGTTTGCCCTCGCCTGCTATGCGCAGCCTGATGTGGAGACGGCTTGCCTCGGACTGCAAACCGCGGGGGCAGATGTCTGCTTGCTATTGGCTGGCGCCTGGCTGGAGTGCCGCGGCATTGGCTGTAACGAGGCGCGGCTTGCGCAGCTGAAGGATATCAGCGATGACTGGCGGACTCAGGTCGTCGCGCCGCTGCGTAATCTGCGCCAGTGCTGGCGCGAGGCGGCCACTGCCGACAACGATCTGGCAGGTTTGCGCGCGCAGGTGAAGAAGCTGGAACTGCACGCAGAGAAAATCCAACTCAAGCGTTTGCAGGACGTTGCGCAGCATTGGCCGACGGCCCGAGAATCAACCGGCTGGCTAGAGCGACTCTGCGCCAACCTGGGCGGTGATACGCGCAGGCCGGTGGAGATACTGCGATGCGCGGCAGCGGCTCAGCTCGCAATCGGCGAGGACTGA
- a CDS encoding ATP-binding cassette domain-containing protein, with protein sequence MIRLQNLTLQRGPQRLLEGAELTLHPGQKVGLVGANGAGKSSLFALLRGEFTADGGNCQLPPDWRIAHMRQEVDTLDRLAVDYVLDGDTELRRVQAALVTAEAAHDGTALARLHTELDNADGYTADARARKLLAGLGFANEQMDLPVSSFSGGWRMRLNLAQALMCPSDLLLLDEPTNHLDLDAILWLEAWLKSYPGTLMLISHDRDFLDEVVGNVVHVEQRKLTLYRGGYSAFERARAERLAQQQQAFEKQQAQREHMEDFIRRFKAKASKARQAQSRIKALERLEELAPAHIDSPFDFVFREADKVSSPLLDLAEGRLGYGDKLVLDKVKLQLVPGARIGLLGPNGAGKSTLIKTLANELQPLSGRLQRGENLVIGYFAQHQLDALDAKASPLLHLQRIAPGEREQVLRDFLGGFDFRGNRCDEPVLNFSGGEKARLALALIAWGKPNLLLLDEPTNHLDLEMRLALTLALQDFEGAVLVVSHDRHLLKSTTDEFLLVAEGRVATFDGDLEDYARWLVDYRARQQPANAAEPVGDKTDKRAVRQAAAALRQQLAPVKRQADKLEKDLAGIQEKLAVVEQRLGDTALYEAARKDELRELLAAQAELKVREGELEEAWLIALEALETLQVQLEGSV encoded by the coding sequence ATGATCCGACTTCAGAACCTGACTCTACAGCGCGGGCCCCAGCGTCTGCTGGAAGGCGCCGAGCTGACCCTGCATCCTGGCCAGAAGGTCGGGCTGGTAGGCGCCAATGGCGCCGGCAAATCCAGCCTGTTTGCCCTACTGCGCGGCGAATTCACGGCTGACGGCGGCAACTGCCAACTGCCGCCGGACTGGCGTATCGCCCACATGCGCCAGGAGGTCGACACGCTCGATCGCCTGGCCGTCGATTATGTCCTCGATGGCGACACCGAATTGCGCCGTGTTCAGGCCGCACTGGTGACCGCCGAGGCTGCACACGACGGCACCGCATTGGCGCGTCTGCATACCGAACTCGACAATGCCGACGGTTATACCGCCGACGCTCGAGCGCGCAAGCTGCTCGCTGGTCTGGGGTTCGCCAACGAGCAGATGGATCTTCCGGTCAGCAGCTTTTCCGGCGGTTGGCGGATGCGCCTGAACCTGGCGCAGGCATTGATGTGCCCTTCGGATCTGCTGTTGCTCGACGAGCCCACCAACCACCTCGATCTGGATGCCATTCTCTGGCTGGAGGCCTGGCTCAAGAGTTATCCAGGCACCCTCATGCTCATCTCTCATGACCGCGACTTTCTCGACGAGGTGGTCGGCAACGTGGTGCATGTCGAACAACGCAAGCTGACCCTCTATCGCGGTGGTTATTCGGCATTCGAACGAGCCCGTGCCGAGCGCCTGGCTCAGCAGCAGCAGGCGTTCGAAAAGCAGCAGGCGCAGCGCGAGCACATGGAGGATTTTATTCGGCGCTTCAAGGCCAAGGCGAGCAAGGCGCGCCAGGCTCAGAGCCGGATCAAGGCGCTCGAGCGGCTGGAGGAGCTGGCCCCGGCGCATATCGATTCGCCGTTCGACTTCGTGTTCCGTGAGGCAGACAAAGTCTCCAGCCCGTTGCTGGATCTGGCCGAGGGCCGTCTCGGCTATGGCGACAAGCTGGTGCTGGACAAGGTCAAGCTGCAGCTGGTTCCCGGCGCGCGGATCGGGCTGCTCGGTCCCAACGGTGCGGGCAAGTCGACGCTGATCAAGACGCTGGCCAACGAACTGCAACCCCTGAGCGGTCGTCTGCAGCGCGGTGAAAATCTGGTGATCGGCTATTTCGCGCAGCATCAACTCGACGCGCTGGATGCCAAGGCTAGCCCGCTGTTGCACTTGCAGCGCATCGCGCCGGGTGAGCGCGAGCAGGTTCTGCGCGATTTTCTGGGTGGTTTCGATTTTCGCGGCAATCGCTGTGACGAGCCGGTCCTGAACTTCTCCGGTGGTGAAAAGGCGCGTCTGGCGCTGGCGTTGATCGCCTGGGGCAAGCCCAACCTGTTGCTGCTCGACGAGCCGACCAACCACCTCGATCTGGAGATGCGCCTGGCGCTGACGTTGGCGTTGCAGGACTTCGAGGGAGCTGTGCTGGTGGTGTCGCATGACCGTCACCTGCTCAAGAGCACCACCGACGAGTTTCTATTGGTGGCAGAAGGGCGGGTCGCCACATTTGACGGGGATCTCGAAGACTATGCGCGCTGGCTGGTGGACTATCGTGCCCGTCAGCAGCCGGCGAATGCTGCCGAGCCGGTCGGCGACAAAACCGACAAGCGCGCCGTGCGTCAGGCGGCGGCTGCGCTGCGGCAGCAACTGGCGCCGGTCAAACGGCAGGCAGACAAACTCGAAAAGGATCTGGCCGGGATCCAGGAAAAGCTTGCCGTGGTGGAGCAACGCCTCGGGGACACCGCCCTCTACGAGGCGGCGCGCAAGGACGAATTGCGCGAATTGCTGGCCGCGCAGGCGGAGCTGAAGGTGCGTGAGGGCGAGTTGGAAGAGGCCTGGCTGATTGCGCTGGAAGCGCTCGAAACCTTGCAAGTTCAGCTTGAGGGCAGCGTATGA
- a CDS encoding mechanosensitive ion channel family protein, whose translation MNESLLFLSQQWRAPLLLGLQVLLILLIAFVLQRLVVRGLTRLGSHYPLPPELLLPLRGGIRWLIIGGALIMVLERFGVSATVLWTALSGFVAVAAVAFFAIWSVLSNLLCAVLIMAVGPFRLGDLVELVESADKPIVKGRVIDINLLYTTLEESSEGGTTAIVQVPNSLFFQKVLRRWRGTDIQAHIHSTHE comes from the coding sequence ATGAACGAGTCATTGCTGTTTCTTTCCCAGCAATGGCGGGCCCCTTTGCTGCTTGGGCTGCAGGTCCTGCTGATCCTGTTGATCGCTTTTGTGCTGCAGCGGCTGGTGGTTCGGGGGCTGACAAGGCTCGGTAGTCATTATCCGCTTCCGCCTGAATTGCTTCTGCCCCTGCGTGGCGGTATTCGCTGGTTGATCATCGGTGGCGCGCTGATCATGGTGCTTGAGCGCTTCGGCGTGTCAGCGACCGTGCTGTGGACCGCCTTGTCCGGGTTCGTTGCCGTGGCGGCGGTCGCCTTCTTCGCTATCTGGAGCGTTTTGTCCAACCTGCTTTGCGCCGTGCTGATCATGGCCGTCGGGCCGTTTCGATTGGGCGATCTGGTGGAATTGGTGGAAAGCGCCGACAAGCCCATCGTCAAGGGCCGCGTCATCGATATCAATCTGTTGTACACCACGCTTGAAGAGAGCAGCGAGGGTGGAACCACGGCGATTGTCCAGGTGCCCAACAGTTTGTTCTTCCAGAAGGTGCTGCGTCGCTGGCGCGGAACCGATATTCAGGCACACATTCACAGCACCCACGAGTAA
- a CDS encoding TerC family protein, with the protein MEWLSNPEIWIAFLTLTALEIVLGIDNIIFISILVGRLPKEQQPKARFFGLALAMVTRILLLLSIAWVMRLTNELFSVFEHGVSGRDLILFFGGLFLLFKSTMEIWHSVEGEEEAESSAGGAVKAGFIGIILQIAVIDIVFSLDSVITAVGLVDNVAVMVAAIIIAVGVMMLAAGTISDFIEKHPTLKILALSFLIVVGTLLVAEAFGAHVPKGYVYFAMAFSLGVEALNIRMRKAMKRKLKDPLKLGKDLPD; encoded by the coding sequence ATGGAATGGCTTAGCAATCCAGAAATATGGATCGCGTTTCTGACCCTGACCGCCCTGGAGATCGTCCTCGGTATCGACAACATTATTTTCATTTCCATCCTCGTCGGACGGCTGCCCAAGGAACAGCAGCCGAAGGCTCGCTTCTTCGGACTGGCGCTGGCGATGGTGACGCGGATTCTCTTGTTGCTGTCGATCGCCTGGGTGATGCGCCTGACCAATGAGCTGTTTTCTGTCTTCGAACATGGTGTATCCGGGCGCGATCTGATTCTGTTCTTTGGCGGCCTGTTCCTGCTGTTCAAGAGCACCATGGAAATCTGGCACAGCGTCGAGGGCGAAGAGGAAGCGGAAAGCTCAGCCGGTGGCGCCGTGAAGGCGGGCTTCATCGGCATCATTCTGCAGATTGCCGTGATCGACATTGTGTTTTCGCTCGACTCGGTGATCACCGCCGTTGGCCTGGTGGACAACGTCGCGGTCATGGTTGCGGCGATCATCATTGCCGTCGGCGTAATGATGCTCGCTGCGGGCACCATCAGCGACTTCATCGAGAAGCATCCGACGCTGAAGATTCTTGCGTTGTCGTTCCTGATCGTGGTGGGCACCTTGCTGGTGGCCGAGGCTTTCGGTGCACATGTGCCCAAGGGATACGTTTACTTCGCCATGGCGTTCTCGCTAGGGGTCGAAGCGCTCAACATTCGTATGCGCAAAGCGATGAAGCGCAAGCTGAAAGACCCGCTCAAACTCGGCAAGGACCTGCCGGACTGA
- a CDS encoding LysE family transporter, producing the protein MTLETWLAFFVACWIISLSPGAGAIASMSCGLQYGFWRGYWNAIGLQIALALQIAVVAAGVGAVLATSSLAFSLIKWFGVAYLLWLALKQWRALPSMLDDSAAPRPIGRPLTLVLRGFLVNASNPKAIVFILAVLPQFLDPQRDLVLQYLHMGATMVLVDLIVMAGYTGLAAKVLRLLRTPRQQRLVNRSFAAMFAGAAALLATVRRAVV; encoded by the coding sequence ATGACGCTTGAAACCTGGCTTGCCTTCTTTGTCGCCTGTTGGATCATCAGCCTGTCGCCGGGGGCCGGGGCGATCGCCTCGATGTCTTGCGGTTTGCAGTACGGCTTCTGGCGTGGCTACTGGAATGCCATCGGTCTACAGATTGCGCTGGCGTTGCAGATCGCGGTTGTGGCAGCGGGTGTCGGTGCGGTGCTGGCGACCTCCTCGCTGGCCTTTAGCCTGATCAAGTGGTTCGGTGTCGCCTATCTGCTGTGGCTCGCTCTGAAGCAGTGGAGGGCGCTGCCATCGATGCTCGACGACAGTGCCGCGCCGAGGCCGATTGGCCGACCGCTGACGCTGGTGTTGCGCGGTTTTCTGGTCAATGCCAGCAACCCCAAGGCCATCGTGTTCATTCTTGCGGTGCTGCCGCAGTTTCTAGACCCGCAGCGAGACCTGGTGCTGCAATACCTGCACATGGGCGCCACCATGGTTCTGGTCGATCTGATCGTCATGGCCGGCTATACCGGGTTGGCGGCGAAGGTGCTGCGACTGCTACGCACGCCTCGCCAGCAGCGTTTGGTCAATCGCAGCTTCGCCGCCATGTTCGCCGGCGCGGCGGCGTTGCTGGCGACGGTACGGCGGGCGGTGGTATGA
- a CDS encoding YaiI/YqxD family protein, with the protein MRVWVDADACPKAAKEQLIKFALKRKFEVLLVAGQSQIKPAFACVRLIVVPSGPDAADDYLVDHAQPGELVICSDVPLADRLVKKGVAVLDPRGREFDERNMGDRLAVRNLFTDLREQGQASGGQAAYGERDRQAFANALDRLLTQLMRARAR; encoded by the coding sequence CTGCGGGTATGGGTCGATGCCGATGCATGCCCCAAGGCGGCGAAGGAGCAACTGATCAAGTTTGCGCTCAAACGCAAATTCGAAGTGCTACTGGTGGCGGGGCAGAGCCAGATCAAGCCGGCCTTCGCCTGTGTGCGGCTGATTGTCGTGCCGAGTGGCCCGGACGCGGCGGACGACTATCTGGTCGATCATGCCCAGCCGGGCGAGCTGGTGATTTGCAGCGACGTCCCGCTGGCTGATCGCCTGGTCAAAAAGGGGGTTGCTGTGCTCGATCCACGCGGTCGCGAATTCGATGAGCGCAACATGGGCGATCGTTTGGCAGTGCGCAACCTGTTCACCGACCTGCGTGAACAGGGCCAGGCCAGTGGCGGTCAGGCGGCCTATGGCGAGCGGGATCGCCAGGCGTTCGCCAATGCGTTGGATCGCCTGCTGACTCAGCTGATGCGAGCCAGAGCTCGCTAG
- a CDS encoding thioesterase family protein, giving the protein MPQHPIDTIEEQQHAVRQLFERIPFNEYLGIELDEVSRQRVVMHLPMKQELVGNFFHGILHGGVIASLLDVVGGAMAMVGAFEKHQHLSTEERALRLSRLGTIDLRIDYLRPGRGKRFSASATLLRSGNKVAVVRSELHNEEGVLVAVGTGTYLCG; this is encoded by the coding sequence ATGCCTCAGCACCCAATCGATACCATCGAAGAGCAACAACACGCCGTGCGTCAGCTCTTCGAGCGCATCCCATTCAATGAATACCTGGGCATCGAGCTGGACGAAGTGTCTCGCCAGCGCGTGGTGATGCATTTGCCGATGAAACAGGAGCTGGTCGGCAATTTCTTCCATGGCATTCTTCATGGCGGCGTTATCGCCTCGTTGCTCGATGTCGTCGGCGGTGCCATGGCAATGGTCGGAGCCTTCGAGAAGCATCAGCACCTGAGCACCGAGGAGCGCGCCTTGCGCCTCTCCCGCCTCGGCACTATCGACTTGCGAATCGACTACCTGCGTCCAGGACGAGGCAAGCGTTTCAGCGCCAGTGCAACCCTGTTGCGTTCCGGCAACAAGGTAGCGGTGGTTCGCTCCGAGCTGCACAACGAGGAAGGCGTGTTGGTCGCAGTGGGCACCGGCACTTATCTCTGCGGCTAA
- the elbB gene encoding isoprenoid biosynthesis glyoxalase ElbB: protein MNRKVAVILSGCGVYDGSEIYESVITLLRLDQRGATVQCFAPNIEQMHVINHLTGDEMPESRNVLIESARLARGEIKELSEANADDFDALIMPGGFGAAKNLSDFATQGAGCTILPEVLSVAQAFATARKPVGMMCIAPTMAAQIFGPGVVCTLGNDDDPAAAASREMGAEHQACEVTEIVEDSKYKLVTTPAYMLAQSISEAASGIYKMVDRVLELTGK from the coding sequence ATGAACAGAAAAGTCGCCGTGATTCTTTCCGGCTGTGGCGTGTACGACGGCTCGGAAATCTACGAGAGCGTGATTACCTTGCTACGCCTGGATCAACGGGGCGCCACGGTCCAATGCTTCGCCCCCAACATCGAACAGATGCATGTGATTAATCACCTGACCGGCGATGAAATGCCGGAGAGCCGCAACGTGCTGATCGAGTCCGCGCGTCTGGCTCGAGGCGAGATCAAGGAACTGAGCGAAGCGAACGCCGATGACTTCGATGCGCTGATCATGCCGGGCGGGTTTGGCGCAGCGAAGAACCTCTCCGACTTCGCCACTCAAGGAGCCGGCTGCACGATTCTTCCTGAGGTGCTATCGGTTGCGCAAGCTTTCGCCACAGCCCGCAAACCGGTCGGCATGATGTGCATAGCACCCACCATGGCCGCACAGATCTTCGGACCCGGCGTGGTCTGCACGCTGGGGAATGATGACGATCCAGCCGCCGCTGCATCACGGGAAATGGGTGCCGAACACCAGGCATGCGAAGTCACGGAAATCGTCGAAGACTCCAAGTACAAGCTGGTAACGACGCCTGCTTATATGCTCGCGCAATCGATCAGCGAGGCGGCGTCAGGCATCTACAAAATGGTCGACCGAGTGCTTGAGCTTACCGGCAAATAG
- the hemB gene encoding porphobilinogen synthase has product MSFIPANRLFPATRLRRNRRDEFSRRLVRENVLSVDDLILPVFVLDGENRREQVPSMPGVERLSVDLLLREAEEWVALGIPALALFPVTPLEKKSLDASEAWNPDGIAQRATRALRERFPELGVITDVALDPFTTHGQDGILDEHGYVQNDVTVDALVRQALSHAEAGAQVVAPSDMMDGRIQAIREALEVADHHNVRIMAYSAKYASAYYGPFRDAVGSAGNLGKGSKNTYQMDPANGDEALHEVGADLAEGADMVMVKPGMPYLDILWRVKDAFRVPTFVYQVSGEYAMHMAAIQNGWLSDAVILESLTAFKRAGADGILTYFAKQAAQQLKQGR; this is encoded by the coding sequence GTGAGTTTCATTCCTGCCAATCGATTGTTTCCCGCTACTCGCTTGCGCCGTAACCGTCGCGATGAGTTTTCTCGTCGGCTGGTTCGCGAGAACGTGCTGAGCGTGGACGATCTGATTCTGCCGGTGTTCGTGCTCGACGGTGAAAACCGCCGCGAGCAGGTGCCGTCGATGCCAGGTGTGGAGCGACTGTCCGTCGACCTGCTGTTGAGGGAGGCTGAAGAGTGGGTGGCGTTGGGCATTCCTGCGCTGGCTCTATTCCCGGTTACCCCGTTGGAGAAGAAATCGCTCGATGCCTCTGAAGCGTGGAACCCGGATGGCATCGCCCAGCGAGCGACGCGTGCACTGCGTGAACGCTTCCCGGAACTCGGCGTCATCACTGATGTAGCTCTCGACCCGTTCACTACGCATGGTCAAGACGGGATACTGGACGAGCACGGCTACGTGCAAAACGACGTCACCGTCGATGCGCTGGTCCGGCAGGCGTTGTCCCATGCGGAGGCGGGCGCCCAGGTGGTGGCACCATCAGACATGATGGACGGGCGTATCCAGGCGATTCGTGAAGCGCTCGAAGTCGCCGATCACCACAACGTGCGCATCATGGCCTACTCGGCCAAGTACGCCAGCGCCTATTACGGCCCGTTCCGCGATGCGGTCGGCTCAGCTGGAAACCTGGGCAAAGGTAGCAAGAACACCTATCAGATGGACCCAGCCAATGGGGACGAGGCGCTGCATGAAGTGGGTGCCGATTTGGCCGAAGGCGCCGACATGGTCATGGTCAAGCCCGGGATGCCCTATCTGGATATTTTGTGGCGCGTCAAAGATGCCTTTCGCGTGCCTACGTTCGTCTATCAGGTCAGCGGTGAATATGCGATGCATATGGCGGCCATTCAGAACGGCTGGCTGAGCGATGCGGTGATCCTCGAATCGCTGACAGCCTTCAAACGCGCTGGCGCCGATGGCATCCTGACTTATTTCGCCAAGCAGGCGGCACAACAATTGAAACAGGGGCGATAA